ggagtgatttgtgactcaagaatatctgcaagaatgACGGGAAAGTTTACTGAGAccagctacagtgaggaaaataagtatttgaacaccctgcaattttataagttctcccacttagaaatcatggaggggtctgaaattttcatcttaggtgcatgtccactgtgagagacgtaatctaaaaaaaaaaaaaaatccagaaatcacaatgtatgattctttaataatttatttgtatgttactgctgcagataagtatttgaacacctgtgaaaatcaatgttaatatttggtacagtagcctttgtttgcaattacagaggtcaaacgtttcctgtagttcttgaccaggttttcacacactgcagcagggattttggtccactcctccatacagatcttctctagatctttcaggtttggaatttgAGTCAGAGTTGgagtgcttcttacagagcccctccttagttgccctggctgtgtgtttggggtcattgtcatgctggaagacccagccatgacccatcttcaatgctcttactgagggaaggaggttgtttgccaaaatctcgcaatacatgaccccatccatcctcccttcaatacggtgccttcgtcctgtcccctttgcagaagagcaccccagagtatgatgtttccaccccatgcttcacggttgggatggttttcttggggttgttctcatcctctaaacatggtaagtggagttgattccaaaaagctctattctggtctcatctgaccacatgaccttctcctatgcctcctctggatcatccagatggtcactggtgaacgggcctgaacatgtgctggcttgagcagtgggaccttgctgccctgcaggattttaaaccatgacaacatcatgtgttactaatgtaatctttgtgtctgtggtcccagctctcttcaggtcattgaccaggtcctcctgtgtagttctgagctttctcagaatcatccttaccccacaaagtgagatcttgcatggaatcccagaccgagggagattgacagtcatcttgtgtttcttccactttctaataaataatcataacagttgttgtcttctaccaagctgcttgcctgttgtcctgtagtccatcccagccttgtgcaggtctacagttttgtccctggtgtccttagacagctctttggtcttggctatagtgGACGCATTGGAGTGTCattgattgaatgtgtgaacaggtgtcttttatacaggtaacaagttcaaacaggtgcaattaatacaggtaaagagtacagaataagagggcttctaaaagaaaaattaacaggtctgtgagagccagaattgttggtggttggtagggggtcagatacttatttgcagtagtaacatacaaataaattattttaaaaaatcataaattgtgatttccggatttttttttttttttttttaggttatgtctctcacagtggacatgcacctaagatgaaaatttcagccccctccatgatttctaagtgggagaacttgcaaaatcacagggtgttcaaatacttattttcctcactgtatgttgtacggcttagagatggtggcactaacaaaaagacaggcggcagagctggaggtggcagagctgaagatgtgattctctttgggagtggctcgaatggacaggattaggaatgaagatatcagagggacagctcaggtgggacggtttggagacaaattcagagaggtaagattgagatggtttggacatgtgcagaggagggacccagagtataagggagagggatgctgaggatggagccaccaggcaggaggagaacagggaggcctaagaggtttatggatgtgctgagggaggacatgcaggtggttggtgtgacagaggacagggtgagatggaaatgattgatctgctgtggcgacccctaacggaagcagccgaaaaaaaaaagaagcagcattcATCTTGATAAGTCATTCTGTTGATTGTCCATAGTAGATTATTCCTCAAAGGGGGATGACGCCAACCACAGGGGTCCTCTGATTTGCTGCTACCCCCGCTCATACAGGAAGGTCGTGGCATTGCGTACTTATCTCAGTCTGTCTGTCCCTACATCCAAATGCTCAGTGTGCACTAGAGCCAGTTAGGAACCTACTGCCTAACCATTACTGTACTACGTACAAGTACTAACCGAGCGAGTATAAGGGACACAATTCTGGAGTATTACACTGTCGCCATGCCCCTTTGACACCACTACCATTTTCATGTATGTCCGCTCTCTACTTTGAATATTCCAAGGAAATTCTTCTTCATTGGTTTCCATGCCACAGCTGCATCATGGAATAGCGTAGTGTAGTCTGTTTGCACACTATGGTGGTAGTATATTATCCGGGACTACAACTAAATGCATCCTGAGTATTCAGACACCCTACAGATTGTGATATACTGCTTTTTGTCTAGTACAGTATGCATATTTTGATGCAgcctgtgtctgttgtgtgttggtggtcGTTGCCGTTAACACTGGCCTTGATGATCCGGTAAACTTGATTTGTGATCTGCATGTTGGGTTTGGCAAAATGGATTCCTAATGCCCATCTTGACAAAACACACTTCACTTATCAGGGCTTGGAACGggcactcagaatgcactggcTTGTGCAACCCAGGTAACTTGAATTACCTAGAATTTTTACATAGAATTTTTACTTGAATAAATGTTCACACAGTTTTGGTGGTAATTCACCGCGATCAGTAACATAATGAACTGAAGCACCCTTTCAAAAATCTATTTATGTGACTTCGCCAGACACAGTCCAAGTGTCAAATTCAAACTGCTGAACAgcattgtttgtttagttttatttGCACGGCCCTCTGTTTAGATTCTGCTCAGGGCCGTGAGCTTTTAACCAACTTCAGCATAAACAcaactgtatttatttataattaaCCAGTTTTCTTCCCAAAAAAACTCCCTCAATGAGCAGGCATCACATGTCTAAAAATATGACAATAATTCATACaacaccattcattcattcatctactACCGcattgtccaattaagggtcgcgggggggctggagcctatcccagtagtcatagggagtgaggcagggtacacccaggacaggacgccagtctgtcgcagggccacaaatagacaaacaaacacagacacacccacacgcacacctaaggacaatttaaagatcccaattcacctaacccgcatgtctttggacgtgggaggaaaccggagcacccggagcaaacccacgcaaacacgggtagaacatgcaaactccacacagaaagaccacgagaattgaacccacgaccttttcgctgtgaggcaacagtgctaaccactaatccaccgcacTGCCCATACAACACCACATTTTGTAATATTAAATTTCTCTTTACATGTTAAATTCAAGCTTACCTTAGCCAAACTTGTACATTATTACTTATAATCATTGGCACTCATTGTAATTTATTTATATCAGCCAATACTTTTTTCAGCTGGTAGTGCATTATTATTTTATCATTGCATAAATGATTCTCATTTTTATGATGTTATTTTTCATATAATCTAATGACTTGAATTCTAGTTGtaatcagttttcttttttgttgagtTTTATAATCATCACCATAATGTCTTTATTGATGCGGATTGCGTGTCATAATATCTTGTTTCCTATGGCTATGAATGAATACACAGTTTGTATCTCAGACAAAGGCATCtactctgtagacctctgagtaaCTGACAGCATCAATAGCAGCTGCACTCCACTTAGTTATTTCAGATACAGTTCCTCAACAAAGCCACAAAAACAAGTGTTTTCAGGGTGAACACAAAGGTAGGAAACAATTTACtcaattaaaaatatcatttatttttacatggaaaaaaaaagcaaagtgaAGCTTTgtgtgatatttatttatttaacttgaaTTAGTAGAATGATGGCAACAAAACCTTGTGTCACAAATCAACTGAATTGTAATGAAAACATACAAATGTATCCTGCAAAATGCAAAGAGCTGATGGACAAAGAGACAGGCATCAGTGGCCTTGATGGCCACCAGACCTAGCTTTAGAAATGAAAGAAAGGGGCAAACAAGCTCAGCTCAGACTACACATGACTTCAactgcacctgctcctaatttcaacCACACATGTGATTATAATTATTCCTGACAACAAGTCCAGGCATGCCCAGCAAAGTAATTTTTGGTCAATCTCATGCATCaaatttcatcatttttaaaataaaattttcaattttatttttcaaataaattttttaaatcaatcaaAAATAGCTGTAATGAAGAATGCATAATGGAAAAGATAATAAATAATGCAATGACCATATTACATTGGTCAAAGAATGAACCGTTTTCCCCTCTGGAACAGTTTGTGAATGTAAGGTCTGCTGCTGTTCGTAACACCAGGGGAGCCACTAGAGGAGACTGTGTGGTCCCACTGAGGAGAAGTGCTTTTGGTCAGGCTTCTTTCTCTGTGAGGGCAGCACAAGAGTGGAACACAGTACCTGTGGTCATTAGAGAAATGACCACTTTTAACACATTTAAGGTTAATCTGGCTCGTTGACCATCAAACATGTCAGCACCAAATATCCTGAATATTCTTAGAAAATATATTTAACCTGCATGTTtaattctttatatatatatatatatatatatatatatatatatatggcagggggagcttctctccccctgccatcccctcattaccccatccccgtagagacggtgcctgcttccagaccaccaataaccagcaaaaatctatttaagcaaaaaaattcaaaaagaaaaaataatatagcaccttcaactgcaccacagactaaaacagttaaatgtggtctattaaacattaggtctctctcttctaagtccctgttggtaaatgatataataattgatcaacgtattgatttattctgcctaacagaaacctggttacagcaggatgaatatgttagtttaaatgagtcaacacccccgagtcacactaactgtcagaatgctcgtagtacgggccggggcggaggattagcagcaatcttccattccagcttattaattaatcaaaaacctagacagagctttaattcatttgaaagcttgtctcttagtcttttccatccaaattggaagtcccaaaaaccagttttatttgttattatctatcgtccacctggtcgttactgtgagtttctctgtgaattttcagaccttctgtctgacttagtgcttagctcagataagatacttatagtgggcgattttaacatccacacagatgctgagaatgacagcctcaacactgcatttaatctattattagactctattggctttgctcaaaaagtaaatgagtccacccaccactttaatcatatcttagatcttgttttgacttatggtatggaaatagaagacttaacagtattccctgaaaactcccttctgtctgatcattttttaataacatttacatttaccctgatggactaccctgcagtggggaataagtttcattacactagaagtctttcagaaagcgctgtaactaggtttaaggatatgattccttctttatgttctctattgtcatataccaacacagagcagagtagctacctaaactctgtaagggagttagagtatctcgtcaatagttttacatcctcattgaagacaactttggatgctgtagctcctctgaaaaagagagctttaaatcagaagtgtctgactccgtggtataactcacaaactcgtagcttaaagcagataacccgtaagttggagaggaaatggcgtctcactaatttagaagatcttcacttagcctggaaaaagagtttgttgctctataaaaaagccctccgtaaagctaggacatctttctactcatcactaattgaagaaaataagaacaaccccaggtttcttttcagcactgtagccaggctgacaaagagtcagagctctattgagctgagtattccattaactttaactagtaatgacttcatgactttctttgctaacaaaattttgactattagagaaaaaattactcataaccatcccaaagatgtatcgttatctttggctgctttcagtgatgccggtatttggttagactgtttctctccgattgttctgtctgagttattttcattagttacttcatccaaaccatcaacatgtttattagaccccattcctgccaggctgctcaaggaagtcctaccattatttaatgcttcaatcttaaatatgatcaacttatctttgttagttggctatgtaccacaggcttttaaggtggcagtaattaaaccattacttaaaaagccatctcttgacccagctattttagctaattacaggccaatctccaaccttccttttctctcaaagattcttgagagggtagttgtaaaacagctaactgatcacctgcagaggaatggtctatttgaagaggttcagtcaggttttagaattcatcatagtacagaaacagcattagtgaaggttacaaatgatcttcttatggcttcggacagtggacttatctctgtgcttgttctgttggacctcagtgctgcttttgatactgttgaccataaaattttattacagagattagagcatgtcataggtattaaaggcactgcgctgcggtggtttgaatcatatttgtctaatagattacagtttgttcatgtaaatggggaatcttcttcacagactaaagttaattatggagttccacaaggttctgtgctaggaccaattttattcactttatacatgcttcccttaggcagtattattagacggtattgcttaaattttcattgttacgcagatgatacccagctttatctatccatgaagccagaggacacacaccaattagctaaactgcaggattgtcttacagacataaagacatggatgacctctaatttcctgcttttaaactcagataaaactgaagttattgtacttggccccacaaatcttagaagcatggtgtctaaccagatctttactctggatggcatttccctgacctctagtaatactgtgagaaatcttggagtcatttttgatcaggatatgtcattcaaagcgcatattaaacaaatatgtaggactgcctttttgcatttacgcaatatctctaaaatcagaaaggtcttgtctcagagtgatgctgaaaaactaattcatgcatttatttcctctaggctggactattgtaattctttattatcaggttgtcctaaaagttccctaaaaagccttcagttaattcaaaatgctgcagctagagtactgacggggactagcaggagcgagcatatctcacccgtgttggcctctcttcattggcttcctgttaattctagaatagaatttaaaattcttcttcttacttataaggttttgaataatcaggtcccatcttatctcagggacctcgtagtaccatatcaccctaatagagcacttcgctctcagactgcaggcttacttgtagttcctagggtttgtaagagtagaatgggaggcagagccttcagctttcaggctcctctcctgtggaaccagctcccaattcagatcagggagacagataccctctctacttttaagattaggcttaaaactttccttttcgctaaggcttatagttagggctggatcgggtgaccctgtactatcccttggttatgctgctttagacgtagactgtgggggggttcccatgatgcactgtttctttctcttttgctctgtatgcatcactccgcatttaatcattagtgatcgatctctgcccccctccacagcatgtctttttcctggttctttccctcagccccaaccagtctcagcagaagactgcccctccctgagcctggttctgctggaggtttcttcctgttaagagggagtttttccttcccactgttgccaagtgcttgctcacagggggtcgttttgaccgttggggtttttcatgattgttgtatggccttgccttacaatataaagcgccttggggcaactgtttgttgtgatttggcgctatataaaaaaaaagttgattgattgattgatatacatacatacatatatatatatatatatatacatacatacatatatatatatatatatatatatatatatatatatatatatatatataaatgtttactaaattatataataatgtgaagtgttttatgtatgtattttaacTAACACTTATTTTTAGGGTGACTGCTACCACCTGTCCAGGGACTGCAGATGAAAAATAGCCGCTAAGGCTAATTCTGGTGTATTTAcagaaatgttcattaatgtacattgtccctgtcaaataaacaaataaataaatttaaaaagacTATGCAGATTATGGTCATGAGTGCTGTCATTTTTACCTGAAGCTAAAATACCtcgtatggccatcgggtattgcgaagactttgcgtctgtttgtctatctgtctgcCCTCAGCATATGTCCAGCCCTAcagtgtcttcaaattcacaggagcagtcttggaacacagaccttggacaagttcaaagatgacaaaccttgacctattttaagaggttaaagggtcacattctgtttcgtatttttatgctcatatggccaagggtattttaacattgtggggtttatatatatatatatagagagagaggaaggagagtgttagccaagttcacgtccatcatgaacaactcctctcaccctcttcactggactgtagtggagctgagcagctccttcagtgacagactgaggcaccctctgtgcaagaaggaacgataccacaggtcgttcatccctgctgctgtcagactgtacaataacactgtgaaataaccatatgcaataatatgtttacaaatcatgtgcaatattaatgtctacaaatcatgtgcaataataatttgtttatgaattccagcactagtgtcgccttatcacatctaaactttaCTTCACATACgagtattgtaaataagatgctcctatttttaattccaatcatgtaaatatatatttatatatatttatatatgtatatatatattttattcctACTTCATTTTCTCTTTTTGTTGTATTGTTACAGGTATTATCATTGTTTtatcttgcacatgctgtttgatgcacactTTCTTCTAcgcgcactcatcttgtgtttattaagagctgatgtaacgtgaatttatccattgtgagatcaataaagtcttatcttatataTGTTATGTGAGGGAACGTACTGTTAATACTCTCTCTGTTCAAGCAAGCTGAAGAAATGAAAACAACTTACAGTAGTTCAAAACACATGTAAGCTGAAAGCCAGTGGCATACTGTAAATACTTGTATctattgtctttcagacatcatcatcatcatgttcacTATCATGACTCACTATGTGACAGAGCCCAGGTATCTTAACACAGGATTGGCATGACAGCTTTGACAGGTGGTGTGTTGTTGCTGAGCTAAGTTTGTCAATTACTGGGGAAATAAGTGGGGCATAATTTTTCATGCCCACACCAAAGACAAACCATTATGAGAGCCACCGCACAACCCCACAAATATGAGTTAAACATCAAAACCGAGGTTAGCTTAGCTTGTTGCTAATTCTTAAGATGAGGTGTGTTTGGGCTTCACTTACTCACGCTCCATCTCTTTACCTATATATGGGTTGGCCCTAGGGACACACAGAGTCACACACGAACGACAATTTATATATAGGATTATATGCCATTTTAATATGGAGATGTATAAGATaacagcattataatattattattattattaccatttttatcattattattattatcattttatcattattattattatttcagttaTAATGTTAACAAACTCTCGGGGTATCCTAGTTTATCAATTTATTCTGGTCAAATCTTGGAGCATGCACTCGTGTCTACATCCATCACACAGGGGAAGcagcttgggtcctggatggcaaccacccaagcagacagctCTTCCTCTTGAAAGTATCTGCTATAGCCagatgaaacatgggtgtccaCATGGACTTGTCCAGTTTCTGGGGCcctcaacaatgaggcacctgagtgctggatcatgtccagaaaaAAGCACCACATGGGCAACATGTGCTCACAATGGAAGTGATGCCACTCTTCTtattctccctaagtaaccacttgtttgacacaaaatcattccagtggtaccccagGATCCTCTGATGAGACCTGGTACTAAAGACCTCCAGCTGTCACCTTAGattactggttagtgtccaagtctcacaaccatacggcAAGATGAGAAGACCCTAAAGACTCGGCCCTTCATTCTTGTGTAAAGATATCAGTATCATCAAATACCTCAGCCCAGTAACATCAAGAGTCcagaagctcttcccaggtgttctCCATTCTCAAAGTTtcaaagacccagagacatgaaggtcactgcagagataagagAATGTCCCaacaagtcactgaaagcctggatcccaGACTTTCCAGTTCCTCACTTATCAATCAGTGTTGCCAATAAGCCTTTCCTTGTGAACAAAAACATCAAAACTGCTGGTTTCCATAACCCTGCTCAACAACATTTCAGATTGATGAATAGGTGAATCCATTCCTCTgtcagaaatgtactaaatcagggAAGTAAACTGTAAACTTTCTCATTGTTTCACAGTAgctacattctaaaactcaaataacatggACATACCTCCACACAGTActgtggaaaggattttgtatgacttTTATTTGAAGCTGACACTTCTTcaacctgcgatagactggccagggtgtaccccatctcTCACTCCAGCACCCCCATAACCCTGAATTGGAATAAGTGTGTATAGAAAATAGACCAAcaccttctgtctgtctgtctctctctctctcaatacaTGTGctgttgaagttacatgtagcttgaagtAAGctttttgtcagtttctttcatttccaaagcctcagCCTGGTTGCCACCAAGGCCATGCCCGCATGTTTAACACTGTTTGCAGATGATCAGATCCTCATGAGTACCGTTTACATCCATATACGATTCAAGCAAAGCCACCGACtgaatataaaaaaacaaacaggcatCACACTTTCACACAGAAACACTAAGGCACAACAAGAGACAACTGCATTAGAAACTTTGAGATATTGGATGAAAATGTGATCTGTGCTGTACTGTTGATGCTGTTATTTGGGATACAGAGACAAATTCTTCACCATTTCCAGGATTGTTGGCTGTGATGATTGTTGAATCAGATGATTGATCTATAATGAAGCCAAGTGAATTTAGCCTTTGCCAAAAGGATAATGAGTAATACCATGTCACCTTTTAAACACAGAGGGTGCACGTGAAACACATCAGCAGCCACCAgaccattgcattatgggtagtgAACTGGATCTTTACCAACAACCAACAGAGTAGGGCGGAGTTTGTGtatgtgtttattagcagaaactgGAAAACATGGTGGATGGATTTTGATGTAACGTCTTACAGAGGTTGCGTTTGCATACACTTCTGAAGGTGATGACAATCTGCAGCAAAAATGTTTATCTCATTGAGAGATTAGTGTACTCCACCGTGATCTTACAAAGGCATAGGGGGAAGTGCCTGTATCTTCAGACGTATCCTGTGATGTCATATCCTGCTGCAGTGGGCTTGTTGGATCCTTGGACTCCATGCATACTTGATTGCGGGCTGTTACTTTCACTACGAACCAGCGTGTGTGCCCTACTGGCCGATTTAGTCCCGCCCATCTGCATGGTGGGGTTGCGGTAGGTCTGTGAGGTGGAGTGTACCCCGTACCCACGAGCTGGGACACCGGTTACTACAGGATAGGGATATCCACCCCCATGCCTTCTCATTCCACGACCGCCATCCTGCGCCTCACAGCATGACATGCACAGCATCCCCCCTCCCAGCATGGAGATGAGCGCAGAGGTCAAGCCAACATACAGACACTCCCCCAGCTCATACTTCATGCTGGCAGGTACAGTGGGTCGGTAGAAGTTCTGCACGACTTCATGCGTGGTCCACGCCATTGGTATAAGTGCCAAGAATCCAGCCATAAGGAAAAGGCCACCACTGACACCTGCTACACGACTCTTAGCTGCACTCGATCCCTCCAAGCAGACAGTGCACTGCATCCCTATGGCTGCCATGGCAATGGCGAAGACTGAGAGTACTAGGGAGATGACCATGAAAGCACGAGAGGCCTGCATGTCAGCAGGGAGTGCCAGCATGGAGTTGTAGGTCTCACACTGGAAGGCCCCGGTGCTCTGGTACACACACTCCATCCACAGGCCCCTCATGTTGGCTACGGCTGTGACGATATTGGAGCCAACATGGGCGGATGTCTGCCAGAAAGGTAGTACAGTGGCAACCAGGGTACCCAGCATCGCCAGCAGGCCCAGGAAGAAACCCATTAACTCCAGAGCTGCAGATGCCATGGCAACGACTGTAATAGAGGAGATACACATAGATGCAAAGAAACTTAAATTAAGAGCAGAAGTCACAAAATCTATATCTCACTGCACCCC
This genomic window from Thalassophryne amazonica chromosome 9, fThaAma1.1, whole genome shotgun sequence contains:
- the cldn2 gene encoding claudin-2, producing MASAALELMGFFLGLLAMLGTLVATVLPFWQTSAHVGSNIVTAVANMRGLWMECVYQSTGAFQCETYNSMLALPADMQASRAFMVISLVLSVFAIAMAAIGMQCTVCLEGSSAAKSRVAGVSGGLFLMAGFLALIPMAWTTHEVVQNFYRPTVPASMKYELGECLYVGLTSALISMLGGGMLCMSCCEAQDGGRGMRRHGGGYPYPVVTGVPARGYGVHSTSQTYRNPTMQMGGTKSASRAHTLVRSESNSPQSSMHGVQGSNKPTAAGYDITGYV